CTTACGAATGAAAATAGCCTACTTAGGTACTGGGACATGGGGTTTTTGCCTTGCATCTCTCCTTGCTGCAAACGGGCATAAAGTGACCAGTTGGTCTCTTGACGCACAGTTAGTAAAAAATTTAAACAACAATCAAGAACATCCTTTTTTACCCGGCTTTCGTCGTTTATCTAATATGCATTTCACAACAAGCCTTGAAGAAGCCTTGGATAAAACAGAGCTTATTGTTGAATCTGTTACTTCGGCGGGGCTGCGTCCTGTCTTAACGAGTGTAAAAAAATTGTTAACGCCAAACTGCCCTATTGTGATTACCTCAAAAGGAATTGAACAAAATACGGGCGAGGTATTACCCGAAGTCGCTGTTGAAGTTTTCGGAGAAAAAATTCGTCCGCTTATAGGGATGATTAGCGGCCCAAGCTTTGCAGCGGAAGTCATCCAAGGCCTACCCACTTCTGTGGTCGGAACAGCCTATAATTTTGAAGACATGATGTTAATTTGTGATACCTTTACGAATCATTACTTTCGTGTTTATCCCAATGCAGATGTAAGTGGAGTGGCTTTTGGAGGTGCCTTAAAAAACATTATAGCAATCGCTTGCGGTATTTCTGATGGGCTTGCATTTGGCAATAGTTCAAAGGCTGCTCTGATAACAAGAGGGTTACATGAAATTCGCAAACTTGCAGCGGCTAAAGGATGTAAGCCTGAAACTTTAAATGGCTTATCCGGTCTTGGAGACCTTTGTCTGACCTGTAGTTCTACGATGAGCCGGAATTATCGATTTGGTCTACTCCTAGCTGAAGGAGTATCTCCTACCGAATCTAAAGATCAAATTAAGATGGTTGTTGAAGGTGCCTATACCTGTGTTTCTGCTCTTCAGCTTAGCAAGCAATTGCAAATCCCCATGCCGATTACTGAAATGGTCTATAAAATTATTTACGAAAACATGAATCCCAAAACTGCCGCGACCGCTCTTATGCAACGCACAATTAAGGAAGAACATCTCTAATGAAAATTGCTACACCAGATCAAATGGCCCATTTGGAAAATATTGCCTATCAAGAAGGGCACCAGGAAGCTGTCTT
This genomic stretch from Chlamydiales bacterium STE3 harbors:
- a CDS encoding Glycerol-3-phosphate dehydrogenase [NAD(P)+] (Product derived from UniProtKB/Swiss-Prot:Q6MF42;Gene name derived from UniProtKB/Swiss-Prot:Q6MF42;EC number derived from UniProtKB/Swiss-Prot:Q6MF42), with the translated sequence MKIAYLGTGTWGFCLASLLAANGHKVTSWSLDAQLVKNLNNNQEHPFLPGFRRLSNMHFTTSLEEALDKTELIVESVTSAGLRPVLTSVKKLLTPNCPIVITSKGIEQNTGEVLPEVAVEVFGEKIRPLIGMISGPSFAAEVIQGLPTSVVGTAYNFEDMMLICDTFTNHYFRVYPNADVSGVAFGGALKNIIAIACGISDGLAFGNSSKAALITRGLHEIRKLAAAKGCKPETLNGLSGLGDLCLTCSSTMSRNYRFGLLLAEGVSPTESKDQIKMVVEGAYTCVSALQLSKQLQIPMPITEMVYKIIYENMNPKTAATALMQRTIKEEHL